The nucleotide window AGTGTGACATCTGGGGCAACACGCCCCTGCACCTGGCAGCTTCCAATGGCCACCTGCACTGCCTCTCCTTCCTGGTGTCCTTCGGGGCCAACATCTGGTGCCTGGATAACGACCTCCACACGCCGCTGGACATGGCGGCCATGAAGGGCCACCTGGAGTGCGTGCGCTACCTGGACTCCATCGCGGCCAAGCAGAGCAGCCTCAACCCCAAGCTGGTGGGCAAGCTGAAGGACAAGGCCTTCCGCGAGGCGGAGCGGCGCATCCGCGAGTGCGCCAAGATGCAGCGCAAGCACCACGAGCGCATGGAACGGCGCTACCGGCGCGAGCTGGCCGAGCGCTCGGACGCGCTCAGCTTCTCCAGCCTCACGTCCAGCACCCTGAGCCGCCGGCTGCAGCATCTGGCGCTCGGCAGCCACCTGCCCTACTCGCAGGCCACGCTGCACGGCACCGCCAAGGGCAAGACCAAGATCCAGAAGAAGCTGGAGCGGCGCAAGCAGGGCGGCGAAGGCACCTTCAAGATCTCCGAGGACGGCCGCAAGAGCGTGCGCTCGCTCTCGGGCCTGCAGCTGGGCAGTGACGTGATGTTTGTGCGCCAGGGCACCTACGCCAACCCCAAGGAGTGGGGCCGCGCCCCGCTCCGGGACATGTTCCTCTCCGACGAGGACAGCGTCTCCCGTGCCACACTGGCGGCCGAGCCTGCGCGCTCGGAGGTCAGCACCGACTCAGGCCACGACTCCCTGTTTACCCGCCCGGGCCTGGGCACCATGGTGTTCCGCAGGAACTACCTGAGCAGCGGGCTGCACGGCCTGGGTCGCGAGGACGCGGCCCTGGACGGCGCGGGCACGCCGCGGGGTCGGCTTCAGAGCTCCCCCAGCCTCGACGACGACAGCCTGGGCAGTGCCAACAGCCTGCAGGATCGCAGCTGCGGGGAGGAGCTGCCCTGGGACGAGCTGGACTTGGGCCTGGATGAGGACCTGGAGCCCGAGACGAGCCCGCTGGAGACGTTCCTGGCCTCCCTGCACATGGAGGACTTCACCTCCATCCTGCGGCAGGAGAAGATCGACCTCGAGGCGCTCATGCTGTGCTCGGACCTCGACCTCCGCAGCATTAGCGTCCCCCTGGGACCCCGCAAGAAGATCATGGGGGCCGTGCGGAGGCGAAGGCAGGCGCTGGAGCGCCCGCCGGCCCTGGAGGACACAGAGTTGTGAGTGCCCAGAGCCTCGGCGGGGATGGGAAGATAGGGCTTGtaaggccctggggtgggcgtGGATCTGTCTGCCTTTTCGGGTGGGGGATAATTAGGTCGCCGTCAGTTCCAAGAGGCCCCACTTATTTACCCCCAATTCGGAAAAAGAAGCTGCCAATTTACATTGCTGATGTCAAATGCACCTCGATTTTGAAGAAGTCAAAATGCAGGAAAATGGGTGTCTTTGTATGGATGAGACACAGTAGTCATAGTGATCACAGCCGGGACGTTTTGAGCCCTCCCATCTCCTAGGTACTGGAGTTGCCCTTGCACAAGTCCTCTCATGTGCAGGGActatatcatccccattttacaggtgagcaaGTGGAGGTTCAGAGGCTTAGAGTAGCTCACCCAAGGTCCTGCTGCTGCTCAGTGCAGAGCTGGGCCTGATCCCTGGTCTGTGTGGCTCTAGAGCCTAGGGAGGACAAGGTGACTCCCGTGGGATGGAGGGTGTGGCAGCCAGTCATCTCACCAAATGCCCAAGCCCTCAAGGCAGATATTTTACCTACTGGTCCCTGAACCTTGTAACCAGAAACATGAGCAGATGCTCTCAACAGGGCCAACAGTGGCCTTGAGGGCAGAGTTGTCAGGTTCAAAAAGCCATCATGGGGAGCCCAAGGCTGCTGTCAAACTGGCAATGCTGTTGGCCCATCCCTGCCCTGACTCTCCATCCTGGCATCCCACAAGCCCAGCAAACACTGCCGCCCCCTTTTGGTATCTATGGCCTTTACCCTGCATGGCTGGGCAGGGGTGGGTTTGGGAGGAAGTCTGGTTTAGAGTTTGGGGCCAGCGTCCCCATCCCTGATCATCAGTCTGCCTAGAGAGGGTAAGTGGTCAGAATATTTGGTCCTGGCTTAAAATGCTGTCTCCAAAGGCCCTTATCTGAGGtccatttctgtttctctctccacaGATAACAGGGGCTCCTATCCCCATACCAAAAAGAGTTGCAAGTTGCCACAACCCACGGTGGGACCGCGAGGTCCTCACAGTTGCCAGCCCTGCGGTTCCCCAGCCGCTTCCCGGGAGCAGGGACCATGCGGCTCATCTCCCTTGAAAGCCTGTCCCCACTCTGCCGCAGAGGGTATGGCCTGGAGGCACTTGGAAGGCCAAGAGAGTGACTCAGAACATCAATACTGAGGGGTCCTGGGGCCCCTAAGCCACCTCTCTCTGAGTGGCTCTAAAGCACGCGTGCATTCGTGGAAGGCCAGCCCCAGTGCCAGGGCAGGGGCCACTAGATGACCAGCCCATCAGAGCTGGATGGGAGCGTGTGGTGCGAGTGGGCATGGCTTGTCCTGGGGCCGTTGtctgtccccacccctcctctAAGGGTCCTGTGGTCTGCTCAGTCTGGAGACTCCCCTCCTACATTTTTGTGCAGGAAGCGTTTgggctgcctcccctccccctgtacACCCCAGAGGGGAGGTTCCCAGCTAGACTCTTCAGCCAAATGCCCCAGCTTTagtccccaccccgccccaagcACGGCCggtccccttctccttctcccactGGCCATGCTGGGGAGGTGGAgtgccaggctgggctggggtgggggtgaccGGTGCCCTTCCAGCCTACCCCAGGGTGGGGCCCAGCCTGACTCCGCCCTCCCCGCCCTATCCTTCTCCACTCACTCGCTCCTTGGTTGTGCAGCCCGGTGCCCCCAACCCCAGGGACCCCAGAGGGTCAGGGCAATAGATCCAAGGTGCTAGAGCGACTGGCTACAGTATTATGGCCTCGAGGCTCGGCGGGCATCTCTGGGCTGGGGAAAGGCATCTGCCAACTGGCTCAGTCTCCCAGGCCCAAACCAGGCAGAGACTGGTTGTGGCTGGGTGTCCAGCCTCATGTGGGCAAGTCCTGCCATGTGGACACGGGAGCCTGAGGATGTGGACAGTCTAAACTGCTGATTGTCCCCAGGTCCCCAGGGCTCTGGGCAAGGTCTGGAAGCAGCTGGGTGGCTGCCTGATTCTGCGTGGGTAGCGGGTAGGGGGGAGTTCTGCACGGGTCCCTGCTCTGTGATGCTGGTGAGACCAGGGGAAAGGCCAGCCTCAGAGGGTCCTCAGACCAAGGTCACGGATGTGGGAGGGTCACTCAGGAGCCCACACTGTGTGCACATATACACCGCATGCAGATGTGCACTTCCTCCTCTGTCAACAATGGTGCCCCCGTCCCTGACCTTCAGCTTGGGAAGCAGCTCCTACCGGGAGCATTGCCACAGCCCCCAGCTCCTTCCTGGGCCCCCCTTGGCTGGTGCAGGGGAGAGAGAACCCCCCCCAAAACGCCACAGGCCTCCCTCTGGTGTGTCTGTCTGAGCGTGGGTCCCCGGGCACACACCTGCTCAGAGCTGGGGGCGTGATGGAGGTGGTC belongs to Eubalaena glacialis isolate mEubGla1 chromosome 19, mEubGla1.1.hap2.+ XY, whole genome shotgun sequence and includes:
- the USH1G gene encoding pre-mRNA splicing regulator USH1G — protein: MNDQYHRAARDGYLELLKEATRKELNAPDEDGMTPTLWAAYHGNLESLRLIVSRGGDPDKCDIWGNTPLHLAASNGHLHCLSFLVSFGANIWCLDNDLHTPLDMAAMKGHLECVRYLDSIAAKQSSLNPKLVGKLKDKAFREAERRIRECAKMQRKHHERMERRYRRELAERSDALSFSSLTSSTLSRRLQHLALGSHLPYSQATLHGTAKGKTKIQKKLERRKQGGEGTFKISEDGRKSVRSLSGLQLGSDVMFVRQGTYANPKEWGRAPLRDMFLSDEDSVSRATLAAEPARSEVSTDSGHDSLFTRPGLGTMVFRRNYLSSGLHGLGREDAALDGAGTPRGRLQSSPSLDDDSLGSANSLQDRSCGEELPWDELDLGLDEDLEPETSPLETFLASLHMEDFTSILRQEKIDLEALMLCSDLDLRSISVPLGPRKKIMGAVRRRRQALERPPALEDTEL